A single window of Vanessa atalanta chromosome 27, ilVanAtal1.2, whole genome shotgun sequence DNA harbors:
- the LOC125074317 gene encoding pro-neuropeptide Y-like, whose translation MRALLSAILLLSAILLCASQAQYPRPRRPERFDTAEQISNYLKELQEYYSVHGRGRYGKRQMHIADASVIFREMPFFENNLNDDAMFKNLGYK comes from the exons ATGCGCGCCCTCCTGTCCGCCATTTTGCTGCTGTCGGCCATCTTGCTGTGCGCGTCGCAGGCTCAGTATCCGCGACCACGTCGTCCCGAACGATTTGATACCGCAGAACAAATCTCCAACTATTTAAAGGAGTTACAGGAATATTATTCTGTTCATGGTAGAGGACG gtaCGGAAAGAGACAAATGCATATAGCCGATGCATCTGTGATCTTCAGAGAAATGCCATTCTTCGAAAACAATTTGAACGACGACGCCATGTTTAAAAACCTCGGATACAAGTAA
- the LOC125074300 gene encoding uncharacterized protein LOC125074300 — MAPTKFGIFKTRSRDHAEQPSTENLLQTSPSNDNVNTPDSPVASTSKGIVSNEDFFSADIFSVLNLDEDDDDFICDEESRRASLCSKIEEQRIIYENLHNQSTGTSTMTLEDDEQSYDKAETTLPLDDDASTSYDANSLQFDETSITASNDVSMYCSMLKKPKKSKSKDQQLTDLDMWQASNVEVLENLLNRSGSLDEQIKWEAIATARGLCTLTDSCTCADCTGVTYLAGVTDGDGGLGVAPLFSAINVGCQVQ, encoded by the exons ATGGCTCCAACAAAATTCGGGATATTCAAGACTCGAAGTCGAGATCACGCCGAGCAGCCTTCAACTGAAAATCTTCTTCAGACGAGCCCCAGCAACGATAATG ttAACACACCGGACTCACCCGTGGCGTCAACGAGCAAAGGAATCGTGTCAAACGAGGATTTCTTTTCCGCGGACATATTTTCCGTATTAAATCTCGACGAAGACGATGATGAT TTTATCTGTGACGAAGAGTCGAGGCGGGCTAGTCTCTGCAGCAAAATTGAAGAACAAAGg ATAATCTACGAAAATCTGCATAACCAATCGACGGGAACATCGACGATGACACTCGAAGACGATGAGCAATCGTACGACAAAGCGGAAACGACTCTACCATTGGATGACGACGCGTCTACGTCATACGACGCAAATTCCTTGCAATTTGACGAAACATCTATAACCGCCAGTAACGACGTGTCAATGTACTGCTCGATGTTGAAGAAACCGAAAAAGAGCAAATCGAAGGATCAGCAGCTGACGGATCTGGACATGTGGCAAGCTAGCAATGTTGAAGTCTTGGAG AACCTTCTAAATCGGAGCGGCAGTCTCGACGAACAAATCAAATGGGAGGCAATAGCGACAGCCCGAGGGCTGTGCACGCTTACCGATAGTTGCACATGCGCTGACTGCACGGGAGTCACTTACCTGGCCGGGGTCACAGATGGCGATGGTGGATTAGGGGTTGCACCACTTTTCAGCGCTATCAATGTTGGGTGCCAAGTGCAGTAA